The Geobacillus genomosp. 3 genome segment TTTCATACGCCCGATCCCCCTTCTTACTTATTCGTGTTGAGCAATTTTTGAATAACCCATGTCGTTCCCATACTGATGACCAATAAACCGAAACCAACCGCGCTTCCGTATCCAAAATTAAACTTTCCAAATGCCTCTTTATACATATAAGAAGCCATTACTTCTGTAGCATGGCCCGGTCCTCCTCCAGTCATGACATAAATAAGATCGAAATATTTCAGAGAACCGACGACAGCTAAAATAATTAAAACCTTGAGTACACCCGAAATGAGAGGCACTTTAATCTTATAAGCAATTTGAAATGCATTCGCACCATCAATCCTGGCTGCTTCAATAAGCTCTTGCGGCACATTGATCAACGCCGCATAAATAATAATGATATAAAATCCTGCATATTGCCAAACAATAGGGACAAAGACAGAGTATAGCGCCATATTAGGATCTGCCAACCATAACGGCGGATCCTCAACTCCTAACATCATGAACAAGCTGTTGATCAACCCATTCATCGGGTCAAAAATCTTAATCCAAAGTTGGGCAATGGCAACGGACGACATGAGCATCGGAATAATGTAAATTTTTCTAAATACGTTAGCCCCCTTAATTTTGCTGGCTAATACTAAGGATACGATCAAGTATCCTACTAAGCTGAGAACAGAAAATAGCGCCAGCAAGACGGAATGCCATGTACTTTCCCAAAACAACTTATCATGAATTAGTTCTTTATAATTTTCCAATCCAATAAACTTCATTTGCCCTACCCCATCCCAATCCATTAAACCGTAATAGCCGGTCAATGCGATCGGGATATAGATGAGGAACAATACAAGTAAAAGAGAGGGAAGCACATAAAGAGCAATAGCCACTTTATTGGACATAACGTTTTTCATGGTTTATAACCCCTTCTCAGTTACAAATTAGGGGGCATATACGTACAATCATGCCCCCTAATTAAAGATTCAACTCTTCACAATCCTTGCTTTATTTTTTCGCTTCCTTGGCAAGAGCGTCGTCATGTTGTTTTGCAAATTCCTCTGGAGTTACTTGCTTACCAAACAGCGCCGTCATCAAATCGTGGTGCAATTCAGCGACATTCGGGCTCGCTTGAGTGTCAAACCAAGTCGTAATGTTTGTTGCATTGTTAATATCATTCAGGACATCAAGATACATTTGTGGTACGTCCAGTCCTTCTGTATCAACTTTCGTAGCCGGAAGAATGCCCGCGCCTTCAACAGAACGTTTGCCCCACTCTTTTACGAGATAAGCCGCAAAATCTTTAGCTTGTTCTTTATGTTTCGAGTTTTCTGCAACGAATGCACCTAACCCAGGTCCACCAACATAGCTGTTTATATCGGTTCCTTTTCCACCTTCGTAAACCGGGAATTTAAAATAACCGACTTTTTCTTTAAATTCTTGCGGAACATCTGGACTTGTTGTAAAGTTCGGCAATTCCCACGTTGCGGTTAAGAACATTGCCGCCTTTTCATTCAGGAAATAACCTTTTGCATCGTCGTTTGAAAACGCCGTATTGCCTCTAACAAAGAATCCCATATCAACAAGATTTTGAACTTCCTCAGCTGCTTTTACAATGGCCGGGTCGGACATTTTGACTTTCCCTTGGATAACATCCGTCAAAATCGTTGGGCCGCCGATTCGGTCGGCAAGATACATAAACCACATCGATGCCGGCCATCCGTCTTTCGAACCGACCGTTGCTGGAATAACGCCGTTTTCAGTTAATACTTTACCGATATTTTTCAAATCTTCAAATGTTTTCGGCTCCTCAAGATTGTACTTTTTGAAGATCTCTTTGTTATAAAAGACGTATGTGATGTTCATTTCCATTGGAAGCGCATACGATTTGCCGTTAAACGAATACGATTCTACTGTGCCAGGTACAAACTGGTCTTTAAACTCTTTTTCGATAACATCGTCCAATGGGGCAAACTGCCCTCCAGTGGCGTACGGTTCCGCAAACCCGTTCGACCATGTTAATCCTATATCTGGCAATTCATTCGAAGCGGCCAACACTTTCAATTTATCTCGGTATTGATCTGGGTTCAAGACTTCCACATCGATAACAACATTAGGATTTTTTGCTTCGTAGTCTTTAATAATCTCCTCGACGAGATTGTAGTAAGCTGTCGAACTCCCTTTCGGCCAATCATGCATAAATTTGAGATGGATTTTTCCATCCCCTGACTTATCCTCACCCGCCGATTCACTCGATGAAGAACAGCCAGACAACAGAACGCCGATCATAAGCGTAAACAAAGCCAATAATGCGAGCGCTTTCTTTTTCACTACCTTTACCCCCTTTTATTTTGAGATCGATTAACTTACAGTTTCAGTTTACATCGTAACAAGGGGGCAAGAAAGGTAACAATCATCAGAAAAAATACCACTATTTTTAGAACATTGAAAGCCCTTTATTTTGCCTTTTCCGGTAGCTGTTTGGTGTTTCCCCTTCCATTTCCTTAAACAGCTGAATAAAATATTTCGGTGTTTTGTATCCACACTCTTCGGCAATTTCCGATATAGTCATCTTGGTTGCAATTAATAGTTCTTTTGCCCGCTGCATTCTTCTTCTCGTCATATATTCACTAAACGTCAACTTCATTTGCTCTTTAAACAATGTACTGAAATAGCTTGGATTCAAATGGACGTGTTCCGCTACATCTTTTAGCGACAAATCCTCTTTTAAATGTTGGTCAATAAACTGAATTGCCTCACGAACCGGTTCCCGTGGCGGGCTATGGTAATCAAGAGCGTTTATTAGTTTATCATCCACAACTTTTTCAAGAACCTTCTCCCTCTCCTTCTTATTGGAAACATCCACAGCTTTTTCAATAACATCGATTAGCTCGCTTTTTTTAACGGGTTTTAATAAATAGTTCAATACGCCAAGAGCAATCGCTTTTTGCGCATAGTCAAAATCAGGATAAGCGGAGACGATAATCACAACAGGAAAAGTTTCTTCCCTTATCCTTTCGAGCACTTCAAGCCCCGTGATTTCCGGCATGCGAATGTCCGTTAATAAGATGTGTACTTTTTCACGTTGCAAAATCGATAACGCTTCTTGGCCATTCGAAGCTGTTATAATCCTATGCTTGCCAGAGGCCCATTTTTCTAATAGTCTTTTCATTCCCTCCCTTGCCCTGGGCTCATCATCCACAACTAAAATAGTTTTATCGTACATTATCTTTCACCCCCATTAACGGGAATTCGAATCGTGACTTTTGTGCCTTTATTTTTACGACTGTCAATCGTTATGCCATCGCTCGTTTCATCCTTATAGTAAAGTTGGAGGCGCTTTTTCACATTATATAAAGCTATCCCTTTTCCATTTTCAGAAGTTTTGTCTCCCGTACGCATAGACCGTTTCACAGTCTCAAGTTTTTCCTCGTCCATCCCAACTCCATCATCTTCCACCTCAATTGCAAGATGATGGTCTGAAACTTGTCTAACAGCTACCGTAATAGTACAAGGAGCTGACTGGTTTTCCGAGCCGTGCACAACTGCGTTTTCGACTAACGGTTGAATCAACAGTTTCGGGATTTTAACATTTTCCCACTTCCCTGGAAGCTGTAAACGCCACTTAATACGGCCGCCAAACCGGAATTGGATAATGTCCATATAATTTTCGATATGACGAAATTCCTCTTTCAACGTAACCCAATCATCGTTCACATTCGGGCTGATGGTATAGCGAAACAGCTCCGACATGGACACAACAACATCCGCCAGTTCTTCTTCTCCCTTCTCTTCTAATGACCATCGCAGCGATTCCAACGTATTATACAGAAAATGGGGATTGATTTGTGCTTGCAACGCTTTTAATTCACTTTGGCTGCGAATAATTTCTTTTTGATACACCATTTTAATCAAATGATTCGTTTCTTTCACCAATTGGTTATAGGTACTGTTCAGTTCTCTAATTTCATTGACAGTCGTCATTTTCGGGTTAACAGCCAATAACCCTTCGTTGGCAAGCCGCATCGTTTTAGTCAACTGGGCAATTGGCCGCGTAATGATGGTAGAGAGAAACAGCGAACATATAAAGTAAATGATGATCCCAATGATGCCAGCAAACATGATTCCAAACCGAATGCCATTCATCCCCTTAGTGAGCGCACTGACAGGCGTTAATATGAAAACAGTAAATCCTTTACTGGAAGACTGCTTTGTGACTATATATTCAGTCTCATCCATCATCGCAGTTGATCGCTCGTTCAACGAAGTCATATCAATTGGTTTGGAAGTGTTAGAGAAAATTACCTTACCTTCTGGATCCAAAACCAGTACGTATTGGCCCATGTTCACCTCGGCAACCGAAAAATATGGTTTATAAATTCGAACAAGCAAGTAGCCCCCATTGGCAAAATGGCGCTCCATCAGCGTAATGCGCCGAATCGCTAAGTAAAAGTGATTGTTTCTCGGATCTTCGCCGATCCAAACAAGCCTTCCTTTTGCCCGATCGGCTTCATAAATCCATTTGACATTGAGGCGTTGATACATCTTGCTAGAACTGTCTAGAGGAAACACTTGCTTTAGATCTTCGGTATAAAGCTCGACAGAGTAAATGCCCTCAGAGTTAGCCTGGATATTATTGATCACACTTTTTAACATTTGTAATTCGGGAAAGGTCACCTTCTCTCCCGCATGGATTCGTTCAAACAATCGTTGAACTTCCCGATTGGTCATCATAAACTTTGTTGCTGTATTTAATTGCTCAAACAGCGAGTCAATCCGGCCGCTTGCCTCAAGAGCTGTCTGCTTAATCTGCTCTTCCGCGTTATTCCGCACCAGCAAGGACACTTGCCTAAACGTAATTGCACTGACGATTGACAGCACGATCACCATGACACATAGAAATACGACCAATATTTGATTTCGCAGTGTGTTCCATTTTTTTAAATAGCTAAGCATGGCGATGAACCTTTCTAATTGAAAAGATGGATAACATTAATAATGTAGCCGCTACACGATCAATTGTGACTTGCAAGAGCCATCACACGTCGTACAATATAATAAAAAAGTTTTCGAAATGTGTTGATGAAAATAGTCCTTTCTTACTCATTAGTATAGTACCTCTAAAATGATTTGTATAGAATCCAAACAAAGGATAGTACAAAAATAAAAAAACTGGTCGGTACGGTTCGTGAACCTTCCGACCAGCGTAATTCATTTACTTGGCTATCCCATTTACGACTGATGCCCCCACTTCTCATTCACCCACACCGTCATCTCGCCTTCTCCCCGGTTGCACCAAACATAGTAAGGAATCGTACGGAACGGAACTTGATAGGTTTGGGGTTCACTCGACCGATACAACTCATCATTCCATGCTGATTCATCCATTCGCTCGGCGGTTCCGGTGATCACTACAACCCCTTCCAGCAAGTCCGGCTCAAAGTGCGCTTCCAGATGGGCATCGCGCGGGAGGAACAGGTTCGCTAAATTTGGCCCATTATCAACTTCTTCCAGGCAATACACAATCGGCCCGCGCTGCAACGCCACTTTCCCGGCATTGGCGCGCACTTGAGGATGAGCCTTGATCCGTTCAACTGGCATCGGGAAAACAAGCTCCACTTGATCCCCTTTTTTCCATATCCGTTTGATATAAGCATACCCTTTTTGGATCAGTGCAACCATGTCTACTTTTTCTCCATTGATCGTTAATGTTGCTCCCCGACACCATCCTGGAACGCGCAGGCCAATCGTAAATTCCCCAGGGGATTCCGGCAAAACCGTCAATCGAACCGTTCCATCCCAAGGATAGTTCGTCTCTTGCACGATTTCGACCGACCGTCCACCGAGTTCCGTCCGAATGTCGCTGCCGACATAAAGGTGGACGAACAAGGCGTCTGATGTTTGCGAATAAATATAATGGCCAATCGACGCGATAAGCCGAGCCAAGTTCGGCGGGCAGCACGCACAGCTGAACCATTTTTTTCGCACCGGTTTCACATGGCGCTTGTCATGGCGTTCGCACGCCTTCGGCCACACTTCGAGCGGATTGACGTAAAAAAACTTCTTGCCGTCCAAATCCATGCCGCTAATGGTTCCATTGTATAATGCCCGTTCCATTACATCCGCGTATTTCCCATCCGTCTCCAACTCGAGCATGCGGCGCGCCCAAAATACTAGGGCGATCGATGCGCACGTCTCCGCATAAGCGGTATCATTCGGCAAATCGAAATCAAACGTGAACGATTCGCCACACTCGCTGGAGCCGACGCCGCCCGTGATATACATTTGCCGTTTCGTCACGTTTTCCCACAACGTTTTGCATGCCTGTTTCAACGATTCATCTCCCGTTTTCGCCGCCAGTCCCGCCATGGCGGTATACATATAGAGCGCCCGCACCGCATGCCCAACGGCTTGTTTTTGTTCCCTGACTGGAATGTGAGCTTGGTGGTAGCGATACCCACCGTCATACCAAAATCGACCTGTTTCCCCTCTTGCTTCTTTTTCCCGATCAAAGTAATGCGGCTGTTGCCCGCGCTGGTCAATAAAATATTGGCTGAGTTTGAGATAGTTCTCATTCCCCGTCGCCTCATAAAGCCTCAACAGCGCCAACTCAATCTCCTGATGTCCGTCATATCCCGAAATTTGACCCTCTCCCCGGCCGAATACCGTGCCGATATAATCGGCATACTTGCACATGATATCCAAAAAGCGCCGTTTGCCTGTGGCCCGGAAATAAGCGACCGCTGCTTCAATCAAATGACCGGCACAATACAGTTCATGATTGTCCCGCAAGTTTGTCCATCGTTTTCCAGGCTCCTTGACCGTATAATACGTGTTGAGATAACCGTCCGGCTGCTGGGCGCGGCCGAGCAGCTCAATCACGTCATCGGCGAGTGCTTCCAATTCTGGGTCGCGCTTCGTCTCTAACAGGTACGCCACCGCTTCTAACCATTTCGCCACATCGCTGTCTTGAAAGACCATCCCGTAAAATTCTCCATCCGATTCCCCTGCGGCAATGCGGAAGTTCTCAATCGCATGGCTCGGCTCAGCATCGGGGATGCGGTCATTGAGCACCTCCCATTGATAAGGAACGACTTCATGTCGAACGACATCGATATACCGTTTCCAAAACCGATCCTTGACGTTCACCCTTGTTGTGCCTTTTTGCATTCCTGATTTCCCCCTATCATTTTTCCAAAATCCATTCGTTCAAAAAATAGAGCATCGTAAAGCGGTTCGGACGCAATCGATGCGCCTCCTGCAGACTCCGCTCAACCAGCGGTGGATCGATGCCGAGTTGTTCCGGGAGAGCGGCCTCTCCTACTTTCTCCAACATAGCGCGAACACGGCTGGGAGATGGCAGCGACTCAAGCTGCATGCGAATCGCGGCTGCGTTGGCCTTGAACCGTCCCCATATCTCTTCATGGACCGACTCAGACCGTTTTTCCAATCCGTTCAGCAACGGCAAAAGCAGACGTTGATAGTGCTCAATGACGATCGGAGTCGACACGCCGACCTTCGCCCCGTGAAGCACTTGCCGTTTGTTCCGGCGCAAAAATTCCATTTCCCAGTAGTGGGACAGATGATGTTCGGCGCCCGAAGCCGAGTACGATTGACCCATGAGCAACATGGCAATGCCCGACTGCAACAGCGCATCCATTAATACACGAATTCCTTGTTCGCTACCATTGGCAATGTCATCAATATGGTCGACGCATGTTTTGAGGGATTGTTCTGTAAGCTGGTGAACGAGCGGACAATACGGCTCATCCGCCATCCAATGGGCAAACTGCCAGTCAGCTAATGACGTATACTTCGCCGCCATATCACCGAACCCGGCAGCGATCATCGCTCTCGGTGCTCGGTGCAACACATCCGTATGAGCAAACACAGCGATCGGCGCCTGCACCTGGATGGTTTGTTTCATCCCGCGAATGATGAGCGGAGCGCCCATTGACGTAAATCCATCCACCGATGGAGCAGTGGGGACAGAAATAAATGGAATCTTCATCTTGCAGCTGCTAAAACGAGTAATGTCGTGAATCGTCCCCGCTCCAACAGCAATGAGAACGTCAGCATTGTTTGGCGTTTCCAGCAGCACTTGTACGATCGAACGTTCATCGGCAATGACATCCCCGTTTTCATCCGGTTGCACAAGGCATACCGTATAGTGAATTGATTCGTTTTCCAGTTCATCACACAATGACTCCCTCGCTGCCGCAAACGTCCGCTCATCGGCCACCAAGGCCACCCGCTCATACCGCTTATGGCGCAAATAAGCAACGAGCTGCCTGAACGCGTCACGACCTATAACGATCCGTTCAATTGGAATATCATAATGGCGATGTCCGCACTGGCACTGCCCCGCCAGTAAAACTAGTTCTTCTAACATTCGATTCACCGCACGATCCCCTCTCCCAACGCGATGATGTCATAAATGGAATCAATCACATAATCAGGTCGTTCTTTCTCCCACAACCTATCCAATTCATCACGCTTCGTATTGCCGGTCAGCACAAGGGCAGTTTTCATCCCGTACATCCGCCCCATGCGAATATCCGATTCGACGCTGTCGCCAATGACGAGACAGCGGTCGGGTGGCACTTGCAGTTGGCGCAGAGCGGCTTCGACCATAAAGCAAGAAGGCTTTCCTAGCACGATTTCCACTTTTCGAGCCGCCGCCGCTTCAATCGCTCCCACCATCCCGGCTACATCAATGGCCTTCCCATGTTCACTCGGAAATGTTTGATCGATATTGGTCGCTATCATTCGCGCCCCATGGTAAACCGCACGGAATGCTAAATCCAAATCCCGGTACGTCATCGTTTCATGCAACGTGATGATGAGAAAATCCGCGTCTTCGGGAGCTGGCGCCAACGGCACCTGGTGATGCCGCAGCTCTTCACGCAATCCTTCGTCGCCTAACGTCCAAACTTGGCATAGCGGATAATGTTTCCGCAAAAATTGGGCTGTTACCGTCGAGGATAAAATAATGTCTTCCTCCTCCGCCGCAATTCCAAACCGTCCAAGCTGTTCATGACACATGCGGCGCGACCAATTGCCACGGTTGCTGACGAACACGATTCGTTTTCCAAGCGAACGGAGGTAGGCAACCGCCTCCTCCGCACGGGGAATTAGTGCATTTCCTTTCCATATCGTCCCGTCAAGATCGATCAACACGCCATCGATGTCCTCCATCACGGGCAACCCGCCTCCCATCTACCTTATGATGATGCCCGCACGTTAAACCGATAGACCGTTGTGGATACTCGCTCCTTACCAGCTGACAATACAATCGACGGAAACCGCGGATGGTGAATCGCATCAGGCAGCCCTTGCGTTTCCAGGCAAATGCCTAAATATTTCCGCGACGGCACGCCGCCAAGATCGAGCCCTTCCGGCAATTGGTTCGACGTGTAAACGACAACGCCCACTTCATCCGTCTCAACCGTTAACGTCCGTCCGCTCTCCGCATCGCAAAGCACAATTTCCTCGTCATGTTGCCGATCAAGCCAAAACGGATGATCATACCCGCGCCCAGCCAATTCGATTTGCGGATGCCCGGATTCAACCGCCTCTTTCACTTTCTTTCCTTGCCGCAAATCAAACGGCGTGTTGGCGACGTCCATAACAGCCCCGGTCGGGATCAACTCGCGATTCAGCTCTAAAACGCGGGAACTTTTGATCGTTAATTCATGATCCAAAATATCCCGTTTCAAATTGCCGCTTAAATTAAAATATGTATGGTTCGTTAAGTTAAGCAGCGTCGTCCGGTCAGAGCGGGCATGATAGGTAACGATCCATTCGTTGTCATTATTCAGCCAATACACCACTTGAACGTCAACCGTTCCGGGGTACCCTTCTTCCCCGTCCAGGCTCGTGTAGGAAAACACGACCCCGACCGCATCGCCGCGCCGGACAGGCTCCGCCTGCCAAAGCACGCGGTGGAATCCGCCCGGGCCGCCGTGCAGATGGTTGTTGTTTTCGTTTTTCGCCAACTCGTACGTGGCCCCTTCAAGCTCAAAACTCGCCCCTTGAATACGCCCCGCCACCCGGCCGATCACGGCGCCGAAGTAAGGGGCATTTGTCAAATACGGCTCAAACTGATCAAACCCGAGCACGACATTTTCCACGTTTCCGTTCTGGTCAGGAACCAGCAGTTTGGTCACGATGCACCCATAGTTCGTCGCTGACAGTTCCATGCCGCGATCGTTTACCAATGTGAACAAGAGAACGTCCTTTCCGTTAAGTTCGGACCACTTTTCGTATGTAATGTTCATCTCGATTCCTTCCTTCATAACCGCACGATCGCTCCCGTTTTCATCGATGTGCGGCAAGCGTCGAGCGCCCGCGATTGTTTGATCATGCGCTCCGGTGAGTACAACAGCGGCGTCCCTTCGAGAATGGCGCGGGAAAAGTGCTCGATTTGCAGCGCGTATTGGTCGCCAAACACGGTTTCCTCACGCTCGCTTCCATCAGCCGTTACGACCGTCATCCGTCCCTCTCCCCCGTCCACATCCGGCCGGTACGCCCGCGAAACAACGATTTTTCCTTTCGTGCCGATGATTTCGTACTCATTTTTGAAGAACATATCGAAGCTGCACGTGAACTGGGCGAAAACACCATTTTCCATCTTCATCCAACCACTCGTCGTCAAATCAACCGAACGTTGCGGATCAAAACGAGATTGGACAAACAGCTCGACGGGCTCGGCGTCAAGGACGTGTCTTGTCGAATGCACACCATAACAGCCGACATCGAACAGACTTCCCCCGCCAAGCTCATCGCTCATGCGGATGTTCGCCTCACGGTCTTCCAGGTAAAACGAGAAATGGGTGCGCATGTACTTGACATCGCCGAGCTCGCCAGCAGCTAGAAGTTGCTTCACCCGCTCGTGCTGCGGATGGAACTGGTACATGAACGCTTCCATAAATAAAACGCCATTTTCCTCGCACGCCTCGATCATGCGTCGGACATCTTCCTCACATAAGGCGGCGGGTTTTTCGCAAAGCACATGCTTTTTCTTGTTCGCCGCTTTAATCGTCCATTCGGCGTGCAAGCTGTTTGGCAGTGGAATGTACACCGCGTCAACATCAGGGTCATCGAGCAGCTGGTCATAACTGTCGTACGCTTTCGGAATCCCAAGTTCCCGCGCCGTCTGATTCGCCTTTCCCCTTTCACTGGCAATCGCCACAACTTCCGCGCACTCCACGCGGCGAATCGCCGGGATCATCACCTCTTTGGCAATGGCGGCGGTACTGATGATGCCAAAACGGACTTTGCGTTCCATGTCCCGTCTCTCCTTTCCTTTTTCAGACGGATAGGCTGGCCATCAGACCAGCCTTCGGTTACTTATCTTTTTCCTAAACGGATGACGTTCCACGATAACTTCGGCAACATGGCCGACACTTTCCCGCCGGACAGTTGGGCATCGCCGTTATGATGTGGGACAACCGGGGAAGATTGGGCCGAATTCGTTTGTTTCACGTTGTCATGTTCCAAAACGATATGTTCAATGACACGGTAGTCTTCAAAGCTGCGAACATCGCATTCCAGCAACAACGCGTCTTCCATATCACGGTTGACCGCAAAAATCGTCACTTCTTCTTTTTCTTCATTGTAAACCGCAATGGATTCTAAGTACGGAACATCGGTGAAGTCTTTGCTGTCGTATTTCGGGCTCGAAATAACCGGATGCAGCGCCACTCCTCTGCCATAAACAGAGGCGTGCATAAACGGATAATAAATCGTTTGTTTCCAAGCTGGACCGTTCTTTTCCGTCATGATCGGCGCAATGACGTTGACTAATTGAGCCAAGCAGGCAATTTTCACCCGGTCCGCATGTTTCATGAGTGTAATAAGCATGCAGCCGACAAGAAGCGCATCTTCGAAGTTATAAATATCTTCCAACAGAGGCGGTGCCACGGTCCACGGCTCAATTTGTTTATCTGCTTCGTTCGAGTGGTACCAGACATTCCATTCATCAAACGAGAGATGAATCGTTTTTTTGCTCCGTTTTTTCGCCTTCACATAATCAGCGATCGCCACAACGGAACGGATGAAATCGTCCATTTCCAGCGACAGCGCCAAATAATTGGCTGTATCATTATCGCGATTTCCGTAATATTGATGGAGAGAAATATAATCGACATGCTCATACGTATGATCCAAAACGGTCGCTTCCCATTCCGCAAACGTCGGCATGTTCCGATGCGAACTGCCACAGGCGACGAGTTCAATTGTCGGATCGACCCATTTCATGACCTTGGCCGCTTCGCAGGCGATTCGTCCGTACTCGACGGCCGTTTTATGGCCGATTTGCCACGGGCCGTCCATCTCATTGCCTAGGCACCACGTTTTAATTTTATGCGGCTCTTTGTAGCCATGGGAAATGCGCAAGTCGCTGTAATACGATCCTGATGGATGGTTGCAGTATTCGACTAAGTTGCGTGCCGCATCAATGCCACGCGTCCCCAAGTTGACGGCCATATTCACTTCGGCCCCGGCCATTTTGGCCCAATCGACAAACTCATTCAATCCGATTTCATTGGTCTCTACCGATTTCCACGCCAAATCCAGCCGCCGCGGCCGTTTTTCTTTTGGCCCAACTCCATCCTCCCAATTGTACCCGGACACAAAGTTCCCGCCCGGGTAGCGGATAATTGGGACTTGCAACTCTTTCACCAGTTCGATGACATCCTGCCGAAAGCCGTTTTCATCGGCCTGCGGGTGGCCTGGCTCATAAATTCCTCCATACACTGCACGGCCGAGATGCTCGATAAACGAGCCATAAATGCGTTTGTCGATTTCGGCGATTTTGAAGTCTTTTTCGATGATCATGGTTGCTTTCTTTGCATTCATAGCTAGTACATCCTTTCTATATTATTTGCTATTAGCCTTTTACTCCCCCAACTGTTAATCCGGAAATAAAATACCGCTGGAAGAACATAAATAAAATAATAATCGGGAGAATTGTTAACAAGGATCCCGAAATTAAAATATCGTAGTTATTGCCATAAGGAGTTAACAATCCTGATAAACCGATTGGCAATGTAAACATATCTTCTGTTCTTAGAACGACTGTTGGCCATAGAAAACTGTTCCAGTAACCCATTGCCTGTAAGATGGCCATTGCCCCGAACGCAGGTTTCATTAACGGAACCATGATACTAAAAAAAATTCTGAACTCAGAACATCCATCTATCCTAGCAGCATCAAGCAATTCCCTTGGCAACCCTAATGCATATTGTCTAAAAAAGAAAATAGCAATAGGAGCTACCATGGTGGGAACAATAACTCCCCAGTATGTGTTAATCATTTTGAAGGACACCATCAATTTGTATAAAGGTAGCATCAAAATTTCAGTTGGAATCATCATTACAGCCAAAACAAGAATAAAAGTTGCATTTCTGCCTTTGAAATCGTAAACAGCCAATGCATACCCAACCATAGAAGAAAAG includes the following:
- a CDS encoding sn-glycerol-1-phosphate dehydrogenase gives rise to the protein MLEELVLLAGQCQCGHRHYDIPIERIVIGRDAFRQLVAYLRHKRYERVALVADERTFAAARESLCDELENESIHYTVCLVQPDENGDVIADERSIVQVLLETPNNADVLIAVGAGTIHDITRFSSCKMKIPFISVPTAPSVDGFTSMGAPLIIRGMKQTIQVQAPIAVFAHTDVLHRAPRAMIAAGFGDMAAKYTSLADWQFAHWMADEPYCPLVHQLTEQSLKTCVDHIDDIANGSEQGIRVLMDALLQSGIAMLLMGQSYSASGAEHHLSHYWEMEFLRRNKRQVLHGAKVGVSTPIVIEHYQRLLLPLLNGLEKRSESVHEEIWGRFKANAAAIRMQLESLPSPSRVRAMLEKVGEAALPEQLGIDPPLVERSLQEAHRLRPNRFTMLYFLNEWILEK
- a CDS encoding HAD-IIA family hydrolase, producing the protein MEDIDGVLIDLDGTIWKGNALIPRAEEAVAYLRSLGKRIVFVSNRGNWSRRMCHEQLGRFGIAAEEEDIILSSTVTAQFLRKHYPLCQVWTLGDEGLREELRHHQVPLAPAPEDADFLIITLHETMTYRDLDLAFRAVYHGARMIATNIDQTFPSEHGKAIDVAGMVGAIEAAAARKVEIVLGKPSCFMVEAALRQLQVPPDRCLVIGDSVESDIRMGRMYGMKTALVLTGNTKRDELDRLWEKERPDYVIDSIYDIIALGEGIVR
- a CDS encoding aldose epimerase family protein; the encoded protein is MNITYEKWSELNGKDVLLFTLVNDRGMELSATNYGCIVTKLLVPDQNGNVENVVLGFDQFEPYLTNAPYFGAVIGRVAGRIQGASFELEGATYELAKNENNNHLHGGPGGFHRVLWQAEPVRRGDAVGVVFSYTSLDGEEGYPGTVDVQVVYWLNNDNEWIVTYHARSDRTTLLNLTNHTYFNLSGNLKRDILDHELTIKSSRVLELNRELIPTGAVMDVANTPFDLRQGKKVKEAVESGHPQIELAGRGYDHPFWLDRQHDEEIVLCDAESGRTLTVETDEVGVVVYTSNQLPEGLDLGGVPSRKYLGICLETQGLPDAIHHPRFPSIVLSAGKERVSTTVYRFNVRASS
- a CDS encoding Gfo/Idh/MocA family protein, with translation MERKVRFGIISTAAIAKEVMIPAIRRVECAEVVAIASERGKANQTARELGIPKAYDSYDQLLDDPDVDAVYIPLPNSLHAEWTIKAANKKKHVLCEKPAALCEEDVRRMIEACEENGVLFMEAFMYQFHPQHERVKQLLAAGELGDVKYMRTHFSFYLEDREANIRMSDELGGGSLFDVGCYGVHSTRHVLDAEPVELFVQSRFDPQRSVDLTTSGWMKMENGVFAQFTCSFDMFFKNEYEIIGTKGKIVVSRAYRPDVDGGEGRMTVVTADGSEREETVFGDQYALQIEHFSRAILEGTPLLYSPERMIKQSRALDACRTSMKTGAIVRL
- a CDS encoding alpha-N-arabinofuranosidase; the encoded protein is MNAKKATMIIEKDFKIAEIDKRIYGSFIEHLGRAVYGGIYEPGHPQADENGFRQDVIELVKELQVPIIRYPGGNFVSGYNWEDGVGPKEKRPRRLDLAWKSVETNEIGLNEFVDWAKMAGAEVNMAVNLGTRGIDAARNLVEYCNHPSGSYYSDLRISHGYKEPHKIKTWCLGNEMDGPWQIGHKTAVEYGRIACEAAKVMKWVDPTIELVACGSSHRNMPTFAEWEATVLDHTYEHVDYISLHQYYGNRDNDTANYLALSLEMDDFIRSVVAIADYVKAKKRSKKTIHLSFDEWNVWYHSNEADKQIEPWTVAPPLLEDIYNFEDALLVGCMLITLMKHADRVKIACLAQLVNVIAPIMTEKNGPAWKQTIYYPFMHASVYGRGVALHPVISSPKYDSKDFTDVPYLESIAVYNEEKEEVTIFAVNRDMEDALLLECDVRSFEDYRVIEHIVLEHDNVKQTNSAQSSPVVPHHNGDAQLSGGKVSAMLPKLSWNVIRLGKR
- a CDS encoding carbohydrate ABC transporter permease, with amino-acid sequence MLLVLAIVVLFPFFALLLASFKPSTELLRYGLNLKLQAHLMSFKNYIYLFQDGAKYLTWYKNSLIITAVGTVLSLLFSSMVGYALAVYDFKGRNATFILVLAVMMIPTEILMLPLYKLMVSFKMINTYWGVIVPTMVAPIAIFFFRQYALGLPRELLDAARIDGCSEFRIFFSIMVPLMKPAFGAMAILQAMGYWNSFLWPTVVLRTEDMFTLPIGLSGLLTPYGNNYDILISGSLLTILPIIILFMFFQRYFISGLTVGGVKG